From one Cyprinus carpio isolate SPL01 chromosome B3, ASM1834038v1, whole genome shotgun sequence genomic stretch:
- the LOC109081980 gene encoding gastrula zinc finger protein XlCGF26.1-like isoform X2 — MRLRGAAVSAIRLKKDQMVMKEASEVLDEMQDKDQYKEHHDFITGQKSFSCSPIEKTSSRKRAQKTGTRSHFTCQQCGKIFSQHGNFKVHMRVHTGEKPYTCQQCGRSFTQQATLKSHTSVHTREKPYTCEQCGSSFAQQGSFNRHMILHTGEKLYNCKLCEKSFTQKVHLKVHMTTHAKGHSFTCHPCGKGFNRKEDLEVHMTVHTEGSPFTCQQCGKSFNKKRNLNAHMKIHTGEKPYLCTQCGISFNQRGNLNRHMKTHTGENSFSCKLCGKCFIRKGNLNYHMRIHTGEKPYTCPQCGKSFTHKQTFKVHIRIHTGEKPYTCELCGKSFTQKGHLKVHMTNHTEGSSFTCHPCGKSFNRKTDLNSHMKIHTGEKSYTCLQCGRSFMHKQTLKIHMKLHTREKPFTRLQLEKSFKYRDLKCNLQAHSGKQSQSSECAKRFRKRRRFKNHLHIHSGERTFNCGQCNKTFLLPSHLQIHQKSHADVRPYFCSVCGKSFKWPSNLKWHQKIHICKIKAAFTPQLNVSQI; from the exons ATGAGACTGCGCGGCGCTGCTGTGTCTGCGATTCGTCTGAAGAAAG ACCAGATGGTGATGAAAGAGGCGAGTGAAGTACTAGACGAAATGCAAGATAAAGATCAGTATAAGGAACATCATGATTTCATAACTGGacaaaaatcatttagttgcTCACCGATTGAAAAGACTTCCTCAAGAAAAAGAGCTCAAAAAACAGGGACTAGGAGtcatttcacctgccaacagtgtggtaAGATTTTCAGTCAACATGGAAactttaaagtccacatgagagttcacactggagagaagccttatacATGTCAacagtgtggaaggagtttcacTCAACAAGCAACCCTTAAAAGCCACACAAGTGTTCACACCAGAGAGAAGCCATACACATGCGAACAGTGTGGAAGCAGCTTCGCTCAGCAAGGAAGCTTTAATAGGCACATGATacttcacaccggagagaagcttTACAACTGCAAACTGTGTGAAAAGAGCTTCACTCAAAAAGTacaccttaaagtccacatgacaACTCATGCTAAAGGACACTCTTTCACCTGCCATCCGTGTGGGAAAGGTTTTAACAGAAAAGAAGACCTTGAAGTCCACATGACAGTTCACACTGAAGGAAGCCCttttacctgccaacagtgtggtaaaagttttaacaaaaaaagaaaccttaatgcacacatgaaaattcacactggagaaaagccttacttGTGCACTCAATGTGGAATAAGCTTCAACCAAAGAGGAAACCTCAACAGGCATATGAAAACTCATACTGGAGAAAACAGTTTttcctgcaaactgtgtggaaaatgtttcattcgaaaaggaaaccttaattaccacatgagaattcataccggagagaagccttacacatgccctcaatgtggaaagagttttacacataaacAGACTTTTAAAGTCCACATtagaattcacaccggagagaaaccttacacctgcgaactgtgtggaaagagcttcactcaaaaaggacaccttaaagtccacatgacaAATCACACAGAAGGAAGCTCTTTCACCTGCCATCCGTGTGGGAAAAGTTTTAACAGAAAAACGGACCTTAATtcccacatgaaaattcacactggagaaaagtcTTACACATGCCTTCAATGTGGAAGGAGTTTTATGCATAAACAAACTCTTAAAATCCACATGAAACTTCACACCAGGGAGAAGCCTTTCACACGCCTTCAGCTTGAGAAAAGTTTCAAATATCGAGACCTGAAATGTAATTTGCAAGCTCATTCTGGAAAGCAATCGCAGAGTTCTGAATGTGCTAAGAGGTTTAGAAAAAGGAGACGGTTTAAAAATCACCTACACATTCACTCTGGAGAAAGGACATTTAACTGTGGTCAGTGcaataaaacttttcttttgcCATCGCATCTACAGATACACCAGAAAAGTCATGCGGATGTGAGACCCTATTTTTGCTctgtgtgtggaaagagtttcaaatgGCCCAGCAATTTAAAATGGCACCAGAAAATACATATCTGTAAAATTAAGGCTGCATTCACACCGCAGCTGAATGTGAGCCAAATCTGA
- the LOC109081980 gene encoding uncharacterized protein LOC109081980 isoform X3 — protein sequence MAFIKEEREDIKIEEVFSLKQEDTEEQTDSYDDTEDDTVSGIKRQNERNWKKCVNKRRRMMGQPYVGIRGNEEVNMEPRVMGPRCQSAGCVKSSKHHCSTIGEADRENIFKCFWENMNWEEKKVYVRGLVDVIPVKRRRGCENSRRLSTLFYFLKVDGQRRRVCKSLFLSTLGLGEWSALNWVQDAGNTQQNATSHLRCEDREFMKSFLQDLPKVTSCYCRSSASKQYLEPGFQSMTGLYKVYHRAAEEKMLRPFSRQVFSEEFKQQNLSLYHPKKDHCKTCSSYKTGNLPDNEWQVHFLKEEEACVVNMQDKNDTSVKTEIKSEW from the exons atggcgtttattaaagaggagagggAAGATATAAAGATTGAAGAAGTATTCAGTCtgaaacaagaagatactgaggaacaaacag atTCCTATGATGACACTGAGGATGATACAGTTAGTGGCATAAAGAGACAGAATGAACGCAATTGGAAGAAGTGTGTTAATAAAAGGCGAAGAATGATGGGACAACCGTATGTTGGGATTAGAGGGAATGAAGAAGTTAACATGGAGCCCCGAGTGATGGGACCAAGATGTCAGTCTGCTGGATGTGTAAAGTCCTCCAAGCATCACTGCAGTACAATTGGAGAAGCAGATAgagagaacatttttaaatgtttttgggagAACATGAACTGGGAGGAGAAAAAAGTGTATGTGCGCGGTTTGGTGGATGTCATACCCGTAAAGAGGAGAAGGGGGTGTGAAAATTCAAGAAGGTTATCTactcttttttactttttaaaagttgatGGACAGAGAAGAAGGGTgtgtaaaagtttatttttgtcaACGCTTGGATTAGGGGAATGGTCTGCTCTAAACTGGGTGCAAGACGCAGGAAATACACAGCAGAATGCAACATCACACCTCAGATGTGAGGATCGTGAGTTCATGAAGAGTTTTCTACAGGATCTCCCCAAGGTGACTTCCTGCTACTGTAGGTCATCAGCATCAAAACAGTACCTGGAGCCTGGCTTTCAGTCCATGACTGGCCTGTACAAAGTCTACCATCGTGCTGCTGAGGAAAAGATGCTGAGGCCCTTCTCAAGACAGGTGTTCTCAGAAGAATTTAAGCAGCAGAACCTGAGTCTTTACCATCCAAAGAAGGACCACTGTAAAACATGCAGTTCCTACAAGACTGGTAACTTGCCAGATAATGAGTGGCAGGTCCACTTTCTTAAAGAGGAAGAGGCCTGTGTGGTAAATATGCAGGACAAAAATGACACGAGTGTCAAGACTGAAATTAAAAGTGAATGGTGA
- the LOC109081980 gene encoding gastrula zinc finger protein XlCGF26.1-like isoform X1, whose protein sequence is MAFIKEEREDIKIEEVFSLKQEDTEEQTDQMVMKEASEVLDEMQDKDQYKEHHDFITGQKSFSCSPIEKTSSRKRAQKTGTRSHFTCQQCGKIFSQHGNFKVHMRVHTGEKPYTCQQCGRSFTQQATLKSHTSVHTREKPYTCEQCGSSFAQQGSFNRHMILHTGEKLYNCKLCEKSFTQKVHLKVHMTTHAKGHSFTCHPCGKGFNRKEDLEVHMTVHTEGSPFTCQQCGKSFNKKRNLNAHMKIHTGEKPYLCTQCGISFNQRGNLNRHMKTHTGENSFSCKLCGKCFIRKGNLNYHMRIHTGEKPYTCPQCGKSFTHKQTFKVHIRIHTGEKPYTCELCGKSFTQKGHLKVHMTNHTEGSSFTCHPCGKSFNRKTDLNSHMKIHTGEKSYTCLQCGRSFMHKQTLKIHMKLHTREKPFTRLQLEKSFKYRDLKCNLQAHSGKQSQSSECAKRFRKRRRFKNHLHIHSGERTFNCGQCNKTFLLPSHLQIHQKSHADVRPYFCSVCGKSFKWPSNLKWHQKIHICKIKAAFTPQLNVSQI, encoded by the exons atggcgtttattaaagaggagagggAAGATATAAAGATTGAAGAAGTATTCAGTCtgaaacaagaagatactgaggaacaaacag ACCAGATGGTGATGAAAGAGGCGAGTGAAGTACTAGACGAAATGCAAGATAAAGATCAGTATAAGGAACATCATGATTTCATAACTGGacaaaaatcatttagttgcTCACCGATTGAAAAGACTTCCTCAAGAAAAAGAGCTCAAAAAACAGGGACTAGGAGtcatttcacctgccaacagtgtggtaAGATTTTCAGTCAACATGGAAactttaaagtccacatgagagttcacactggagagaagccttatacATGTCAacagtgtggaaggagtttcacTCAACAAGCAACCCTTAAAAGCCACACAAGTGTTCACACCAGAGAGAAGCCATACACATGCGAACAGTGTGGAAGCAGCTTCGCTCAGCAAGGAAGCTTTAATAGGCACATGATacttcacaccggagagaagcttTACAACTGCAAACTGTGTGAAAAGAGCTTCACTCAAAAAGTacaccttaaagtccacatgacaACTCATGCTAAAGGACACTCTTTCACCTGCCATCCGTGTGGGAAAGGTTTTAACAGAAAAGAAGACCTTGAAGTCCACATGACAGTTCACACTGAAGGAAGCCCttttacctgccaacagtgtggtaaaagttttaacaaaaaaagaaaccttaatgcacacatgaaaattcacactggagaaaagccttacttGTGCACTCAATGTGGAATAAGCTTCAACCAAAGAGGAAACCTCAACAGGCATATGAAAACTCATACTGGAGAAAACAGTTTttcctgcaaactgtgtggaaaatgtttcattcgaaaaggaaaccttaattaccacatgagaattcataccggagagaagccttacacatgccctcaatgtggaaagagttttacacataaacAGACTTTTAAAGTCCACATtagaattcacaccggagagaaaccttacacctgcgaactgtgtggaaagagcttcactcaaaaaggacaccttaaagtccacatgacaAATCACACAGAAGGAAGCTCTTTCACCTGCCATCCGTGTGGGAAAAGTTTTAACAGAAAAACGGACCTTAATtcccacatgaaaattcacactggagaaaagtcTTACACATGCCTTCAATGTGGAAGGAGTTTTATGCATAAACAAACTCTTAAAATCCACATGAAACTTCACACCAGGGAGAAGCCTTTCACACGCCTTCAGCTTGAGAAAAGTTTCAAATATCGAGACCTGAAATGTAATTTGCAAGCTCATTCTGGAAAGCAATCGCAGAGTTCTGAATGTGCTAAGAGGTTTAGAAAAAGGAGACGGTTTAAAAATCACCTACACATTCACTCTGGAGAAAGGACATTTAACTGTGGTCAGTGcaataaaacttttcttttgcCATCGCATCTACAGATACACCAGAAAAGTCATGCGGATGTGAGACCCTATTTTTGCTctgtgtgtggaaagagtttcaaatgGCCCAGCAATTTAAAATGGCACCAGAAAATACATATCTGTAAAATTAAGGCTGCATTCACACCGCAGCTGAATGTGAGCCAAATCTGA